NNNNNNNNNNNNNNNNNNNNNNNNNNNNNNNNNNNNNNNNNNNNNNNNNNNNNNNNNNNNNNNNNNNNNNNNNNNNNNNNNNNNNNNNGTGTTTGTGACCACTGCGAGTTTAGGTCAGAAAGAAGCATTTAGAAAAGATGGCAACGGTTTTGAAACTGTTATCATCAGTATCACTAGCAATAGCATCGAAACCTAAAAAACTGATTCATCACACCAATTCTTTTTCAAATCTTAGAACCGTTAGCAGCAACGCCATGAGAATGCCAAAGAAGACAGAAGCAGCGCTTGCGAAGGAAAAGAGAAGAACGCGTTCGGATAGAGAACTCGATAAGGATACAATAATTGAACTTTACAATAACAATTCTCATCTTCATATTCCTGTCATGCTTCCTCAAGTTTTGGATGTCTTCTCAAATTTCGAGTTAACCTCTTTCGTCGATTGTACCCTTGGTGCTGCTGGCCACTCCACCAATGTtcgtttttaatatattttcattatttaattacttGTGCTTATGTGCAGAAACTCATCTTTATCTTTTATTGCTTTTGTTATTCAATTAATGCAATAGGTGATTAGAGGTCATCCTGAATTGAAGTATTTTGTTGGGATGGATGTGGACCCTGTTGCACATGACTCGGCTCAATCCCGCATCAGTTCCGTTTTGGACGATAATGCGTCTAATTTGAAAGTGTTTACTGTGTTAAGAAATTTTAGATACATCAAATCTGTGCTTAGAGAAACAGGCGAGAAACACTTAGGGACTGAGTCTGTTGATGGCATCTTGATGGACTTGGGAATGTCATCTATGCAGGTTTGTTTCCTAGTTTTATATAGGATACATTGATTTGCTTTTCTGTATTGTGTCGCATTCATGGATTTAAATGGCTTGAACATGTATCGAACTGCTGCTATGTATTGTGGTTCTAGAGTGTAGTTCAAAACCATTATTATGTCTAGTCTTATGGTGCTGGAATTTGTGGTTGAATGTTTTGAAACTTTCATCATATGAAGATTAGTTTTCTTATTATTTGttccttatatatattttttgttttaggtGGACGATCCTCAAAGAGGATTCAGTGTGCTTGGTGATGGACCCCTTGATATGCGTATGGATCCTCAGGTATAGTTTAATGCATTTTGGAGTTCAATGCAACATTTATGTGATTGTAAATTGTTAATTTGTAGAATAGGTGCAGTTTGTTGATCAATTAGTTGGAGTGAAAAGTGTTGGCATCATGTGAATGTTGTTTACTGTTGTATGGTACTTTACTTTGTAGTCTCTTTCCTTAATTTGGATGGTTTAACTCCAACCCAAAACATGCATTGATATTTCTATAATACTGTTTTGTGGACATTTGGCCTGACTCACGGATATATGTAAATTCCATGCCTCAATCTTTCTCGCCAGTGAAACGTGCCTATTTCGTTTTTCACctcattgaaattttttttgaatgatCAATTATAGAAGTAAATAATTTACTTGTGTTGTGGAATCATGTTTTTTCGACTGTTTACTGCAAGTAATACATGATTTTTCTTTCCTATTAAACTGATGGACAGGCCTATGACAGGCAAGCCTTAAAGCAGAAGACATATTAAATTCTTGGCCAGATGATGACGTGGGCCGTATCCTAAGGGATTATGGGGAAGAAAGTAATTGGCGTACtcttcaaaagaaaattatacaAGCCCGTTTACAAGGTGGATTACATTCCACTAGCGACTTGCTGGATCTTATTCGGCGTGTGACTCCTGCAATGAAAGGTAGCTCCTTTTCCAGTTTTCTACTGCagctctgttttttttttctatgacTATAAGCATCATTTCTCATGCATATGCCATTGCTGACCGAActacatttttcaaattatggTATCAGATGGTAAATTTTTCCCCTCACCATGATTTCCACTTCACATTCAATCCTACTCAAATGTTTATTACATTTCATCCTAATGAAAGTTTCCTACTTGGTACTATTGTCACCAATTCTTGAAGACTGTAACTAGCATTGTTGGGCTTGTGCTATGACTATGATTTTATACATGAACAACAAATTTGATTTCATAGATGGTTTGATCAAGAAACCTTTGGAGGAAGACACTCTTCTTGCCGTGCATGGAAGTAATTCAATACAACTATTCTTTCTTGATCGAATCACTCCATATTAAATCCATTGCAACAAGCATTGTATGGATTGATAATGTATCGAAGGTTTGATGAGATGTTAGAGATAGGCCTCCTTGCATGATATAACATGttattttctcttcaatatCATTCTTGAACTACATGTTTTCCGACATTTGAAGGATTCATAACTTGAGTTTTGACTCAgaccacattttttttttcatggaAAGTCGTGAACTGTAATTATTAACACGAAATTTAATTACACTGCAACAGGTGGAAGGCAAGGTTGGATAAAGACAGCAACCCGGGTATTTCAAGCATTGAGAATCGCGGTCAATGATGAACTGAAGACTCTCGAGGATTCTCTCTATTCATGTTATGACTGCCTTGCACCTGGGGGCAGGCTTGCTGTCATATCCTTTCACAGTTTGGAAGACAGAATTGTGAAGCAAACTTTTCTTAATATAATTAAAGGGAATGAAGACATGGAAGATAGTGATATGAGGAAAATGATTGATgaaatcaaagaaaaagaagcatGGATAAGACAAGTATTACATGGATCAAATGGAATAATTCTCACAAAAAGACCAATCACGCCGtcagaagaagaagagacaTTGAACCGCAGAAGTAGAAGTGCAAAGCTCAGGGTTATTCAGAAGATTTGAAGATAAAACTTGAGATTGTTGTTTGGTGTACTGTAAAGCTCTTAGAAATATTCATAAACCAGtctgtatttttgtttttctacaTATGCATCTTTAGAtattcatattatattattcaCCACTTTTTGTTACTAGAAAAAAGGTTCAATACTTTTGAATGACTACACGGTTGCAAATTTTCAACAAATagcaaaatacttttttttttttttttttaccttggAGTTCTTGTAAATTATCATCTGAAAACTAAATTTAATGACTCTTCTGGTTAAACTTTGGACACCTACCAATTTATGAAAAATGTAATTtgtattcatttaatttttgaaagtttctgTTTGTATAAATAGGTACAAAAATTAACAAGGCActgatgattttttttcttcacgtTTTCAATTGACTAATGTTTAACTTTTCATGAAAGATGTATAAatgtaaattttcaaaattaaaataagtattttttcaataataaactGTTAAAGaatcatataatattattatatactaaAAATTCAGCAATTCTCATGATTAAAAATGAATGAAGCACATCtctatcatttatttatctagTTTAATTAGATAAAAGGAAATAAAAGAGACTAGAACATCCTTTTCAACAGGTTAGCACCATGCGAATAACCATACTATTGTGGTAAAAAATAACCTctgtgtgtgtatatatttatattccaTTAAAAGAAAACACACTTTCCGTGACAATTGGAGAGTTGTGAATCCTGTTCCTCAGAATCTAATCTAACTCCCAACTTCCTTACCAATCAGATTGATGGGTCATTGTGGTAACCAAAATCTCAATACTTTTCCTATTGAGTTATGGGAGCTGctcatttttctctctctcaaaTTCTTATTTCCATTAATCGCTGTTACCGGTACTTTCCTTTTTTTGCAGCAAAAGCTATTCTTTTGTGTAACAAATGGTGGTACGGACATGGACAACACTGTCACTTGGTTACATACACATCCTTTCAAAATTTCACCCACCGGTTTGTTTACTTTACTTGCTTACATTACATTCATTATTGTAGAAACAAATGTTGCGTTAGCAGTATAGATAAGATATGCTATGCGGCATCGTCAGTGCTTAAAAGTCACCCGAAACTTACAATTATGATGACACTCTCCTCAATCCTGATTTTTACTGCTGAGACAATGATTAGATGGATGCtagtttgataaaaataagGGAAAACTATTCGACCCTCATAACTCAACTTGTCGAACCTATACTAATCGAGTCAATGTCTCAACCATAAAGATAGTTAACTTATACTTCTAAAGAGTGTCGTTGATTTTTGTTAAAGTTTCaggttaattttaaatattggtGCATGGTGGACCACCGTAGTAGAATTTGCCTATGCTATGTACTATTTTTCACCTTCGCCAGTATGAGCTGAGCTACATGTACTTTCTTTACATAGTATATATTAAGGCATGATTGTATTCAccttttttaacaaaaatgtcACATTCTTTTCactttgttttatgttttcagATATTTGTATACATGATTATTTTGCCTATGATGAGAACTTCTTGCACCACTTTTTTTTATGCTTTTTCAAAGGCATTTATGCTTGCACATTCATGATTTACTTGCTATGAAATGTGATCTGAAATGGACCTCAGTGATGGTTGGAGTAGGGTGTTAACAGTGGAGCTTTGACAGAGTATGACCATGGTGATGGGGGTACCGGTATTTGCAAGCACTTCAACGCTTAAGTCAGTGCGTGATTGAGGAGAGTGAGAGGTAGTTGTACCTTTTCTCGAGGGGTAGATTCCTATTTATAGACGCAGTTGTTTGTAGTTTCAAGTGAGTACACCATCAGTTTGAGTTGACCCAGGAATTGGTCCTTTGCCGGGTTAGTTTGGATTGGGTCTCGGCCTAGTCTGAAACAAAATGAATGTTTGTCCAATGTTGAGAAGATGAGAACTAATTTTACTagtgattttctgttttaatcTTTTCTAGAGTTGTTACTTTTGTTCATAACTTTGAAATTTTAGGAATAAAATGGACATCAAGGTGAAGGCGACAACTTCCTCGGATTCAAATGCGAAGAAAGCAAATATGTTTGCTACCAAAAAGGAGAGAATTAAACTGCCAACATATGATGATGATGTTCTTGGAGGAAAGAAATGCCACATCAGTGAATTTCTAAGCCAGCCTAGTGGAATTGCAGCAGTGTTGAACACAAAAGCCTTGCAGTCATTTCAATCTCTTGATGCTAACACATACAGGTTTGCCACATTGTCAATTCTTTTCTGGTGGCTTAAATTATTCTTTCAATGGTTTGGTTTTGGAGAGTGCAAATAATTTCACTCATCTGAATATTGAAGTTGAATTAGAGCCAAGTTCAGGACCAGTTTACAATTGACAGTGCATACCTACTTCTCTTGCTATATTTGGCACTGGCAATTCATGTATGAACATAACAAGCCTTGTGCTGAATTtggataaattttgttttttagatttttggtTCCAAAGTATGTCTCATTTTATTTATGGTATATACTAAAAATGAAATAGTTCAGCTGATAAACTCAGTTGAACCATAAAATATGTTAGAAAATACTATTTCTATTTGGCATGCGTGATTGTCGAATGAATAGTCTAAAATAAGAAGAGTTTAGGAAGTTCACACCTATACATACTAACATTGGTTGTTTAAAAACAAGAAGTAACTATGTTATTGCACTTGTGCTGTGGAAGAAGAGTGAATCagaaataaaatagttatttctTGTATGTATAGGTGTGAACTTCCTAAACTTCGACTTTTGAGCTTTGAAGCTTCTCCTTTCATAGATCTGCGGGTTACATCAACAGATGAAGATTGCTTGGTTGAAATGATTTCTTGTAAGGTGTGCCCTCCTACCCCAAACCAAAAGTACTAAAAATGTTTGATGACCCTACTGTGGCCTGAGGTTTGTAATACCAGATTATCCTTTTCCCTGAATAGATTCAAGAGAGTAACTCCAATGCATAATAAATTTCTATGTTTGGAATGATTGTTCTGACTATTGAGAACCTCCCAATAGCAGATTAAAAGTATTCTGAAGCATGTCACACTtaataaattttacattaaaacatgcatattaatttaatcaatgtCCTAAGATTCGATAAACGTGATATAAGCATTACTTTTATTGAACATGCATCTTTGCAACACTCATTAGTCACTTATCCTATTTCATTTTTCGATACTTCACTATATTCTTCACAGTTTGAAGGTTCAGAACTTGTGGAAGAGCAAAACAACCACTTTTCAGGTATATCTATATTGTGTCCATACTGATAGTATGGGATCTCATTCATAGATCGTTTACGCGATATAAATTCTTCCCTTTTTTCCTTATACATGGAAATTGATATGTCTCCcctaagagaaaaaaaaaatgcttcaTTCAACCTATTAAAAGGATTTGGAAATATGATGGGAGGGATAATGAAAAGGACATCAATTTTAGATTGGATCAAAGAAAGAAATCTTTATGTAGTTGACCACATGCAAAACCATTTAATTGGCATCTTAATTGAAAAGAACTATTGTCTTCTATTGGTTTTTGGTTCCCGAGGTGTCAACTTAGTGGTAAGAGATTGATCTTGTAAATTCAAGGGACGGAGTTCAAATTTCATAGTGCCACcgtttttaataataatttttccttccccaatttataaaaagaaaaactgaTAGAGGCTAAAAATGGATTTTCTCTAGATATCTGAAGAAATTTATTCAAATACCTTTGAAATTTATCTCCAATTTATGCTGAAGAGAATGCATTGTTGTGACTCTTCATTTTTTGCTATCTATGCTTTTTACAACTGTGTCACAGTAATGTTAATTAATCATTTCTATGGATTTGCAGCATTCATGATAAATCACATGACATGGggtgatggtgatggtgatggtgatgCTGAATCATTTTTGGAAGTTGATGTCAAGTTGAATCTCACACTTGAGGTCGGtcatatactaaaaaaaaaccatagcgtctctctctctctctctctctatatatatatatgtgtgtgttgTGTATATCCATGAACTGCCCTACATGCCAATACCACCCTTATTTAAATTCAGttgatttttattgttgttgaaattcaatttccagtttgtttcttttctaagaaACTTTGAAGTTAAGTTGGTTGATTCATCCTTAATCCTTGCTATTTCAAGTTATTATCTGCATagaatttaaacattttttgatAAAAGAATATTACTATGTAACTATGGTTCAGTATGATATTACTGTACTTATCTTTTACCTTTCATCTTAAAAAGTATTCTGTTTTGCAGATCTACACGCCCCCGTTTACCATGATGCCTATTTCAGCTGTTGAGCGTCCTGGAAACATGTGAGTTATTTAATTCATAATCTTACTTTTATCCTTCTAGTTTACGTACTATACACATTTCACATTGTTAAGTTTTCTGATGATTTATTGCTACATAAATCATTACAAGTAGATTCCCACTTTAGAACTGAGATAAAATGAGTTATTTATTGTGGagttaattttgagaaaaatctTTAGCCTTTATTTTAGCTTCTCCTTTTTGCCCTGGATCATTTTTATGTAGTCTGTGGGAACAGATAATATAGGTTGGTTTTCATTGTTGTACTTTTATATGATTGTATGCAACTTATTTATTcagatattatattataatgtaAAGAAGTGTGGCTATGTGCAGAATGATGCAAGCTTTAGTGGACAAGCTAGTGCCACTTCTACTTCAGCAGATGCTAAAAGATTATGATGAATGGGTTCAAAAGCAATTATATTCTCTAAATCAATCTTCTAGTTAGGGAAAAAAATGTTTaagctttttttttaatagagacAACAAGTGAGGGATAACTTTTTTATGTTTAGGAAAGAAGGGAGAGAGTGAAATGAATAGTGAGCATTTGGTTTCTTGGAAGTCTGTGTTTAGAGTTAAGACTATCCATGTAACATTAAGGATTTGGATTCTCTGCATTAAAAAAACACCTATATTTACACGCATTAATTGATTCCTATTAATGGTTTGAGATGAATCGATTCACATTACAATTTTATCACGAAATCAGAATTGTAacttaatttttctttcttttttgtggcCTCAATACATTTTATTTAGTTTGGTAAGGAATGACATTTATAAATTAAGGTTTTGAATCTTCTAATTGACAAAAAGTATTTCGTAAGCTAGTTAATAATGAAAGTCTTTACAATATAAAATGATACAAAAGGAAGAAACAAGAAAAGCTGATCCAAAGGGCTACAAATGTCTAACAACGAAAATGTAAGGGAAAGTGCATCATCCATAAACCACGTTATAGTTCCCTGGAACATTTCACTGCCATCTTACTATGGTGGTCTTACTTGACTTTTCATCTCTCATGCAGCGAAAGAaggtctaggtctattatatTTCATGAAGATAATAGTTTCATAATTCCACATActcttacaaatatttattcaagGCTTCCTTAAAAGGAAAACCACAAACAAAATTGGGCAGTCGGAACTCAACATTAAATTTAAGCAAACATGGAAGTAAACAGTTCAAACACACAAAAACATTGTATGCTTTAAACAGCAGAAACAAGACAACAAATAATACTGGCGTCCAGAGTATTTGGTTTTCTGGGAATAATCCCCATCTTATAACCTTGATTTTCCCACTCTTCCTACTACTCCCTTCTGTGCTTTCTTTCTCCACGATCATTGTCATCCCTTCTGTAGTGCCTTCTTTCTCCATGCCCATGACCATCATCGTCCCTTCTGCGCTTTCTTTCTCCTCGATCATCATCATCGCTTCTGGGCTTTCTTTCCCCATGAACATCCTCATCCTTCAAGTGTTTTCTTTCTCTGTGATCTTCCTCATCCCTTGAACCTTTTCTCTCTACGTGATCATCCTCATCCCTTGACCTCTTTTTCTCTATCCAACTATCCACATCCCTCGAGTTCTTTCTTTCTCCACTGCCATCCTCATCCTTTTTGTTTTGTGCTTCTCTGTAACGACCCTCATCCCTTAAGCGCTTTTTTTCTCCATAATCATCTTCATCCCTCAAGGTCTTTCTCCCTGTTCGATCATCCTCAACCCTTCTGACCTTTCTTTCTCTGCGATCATCCTCATCCCTTGAGCTCTTTCTATCCTCATCCTTTTTGTTTTGTGCTTCTCTAAGATGACTCTCATCCCTTAAGTTCTTTCTTTCTCCATAATCATCCTCATCCCTCAGGGTCTTTCTTCCTGTACGGTCATCTTCAAACCTTCTGATCTTCCTTTCTTTGAGATCATCCTCATCCCTAAACTGCTTTTTTCCTATAGAATAATCTTCATCCTTTCCATGCTTTCTATCTCCACGATCATCCTCATCCCTTAAGCTCTTTCTTTCTCTATGGTCTTCCCCGTCCCTTTTATGCTTTCCTTCTCTAGAATCATCCTCATCCCTTAAGTATTTTCTTCCTGTGCGGTCATCTTCCCTCCTTCCATGTTTTCTTTCTCCATGGTCATCCTGATCCCTTTTATAATCATTATCATTTCTTCCCTTTCTTCTTGTTTCATAATCCTCCCTATTCCGATCAATACGTCCAACAGATTGTGATTCAACATCCCTGTTATAATTTCTGCCTCTTGACTCAGAAGCCTCATTATCATTCCCTCTGAGCCTAGCTAACTTAGGATAACCATCCCTTTCTTGATTTTCATGTTGGTAAATTTGAGATTTCAATTCAGACTCCGATTTACCAAACTTCCTATCCTCTCCGTCATGCTTAGCAGATTTGGCAGTCTCCCTATCTCTATCGTCATCAATCTTCTTGTCACCCTTTGACACTGCTTGAGTTCTAGAATTTGAACCCACTTTATAATCTCTACCATATGATTTTCTTAAAGAATTCAACCCATCAACATTAGCACTATTTCTCCCTTTTTCCGCAACATTACCTCTGTGATTTACCTCCTCCTTTGGCCCATCTCTCTTTGCTACAAACCCACTTTTTCTAGTTCTTTCATACATGTGATCACTAGCATCACTGCCTGAATCACTATCACTGCTACTCTCATCAGAGGATGAGTATGATCTCTTTTTCACATGTTTATCTTGTCCTGAAGCATGCCTAACACCAACTTTATCAGAGTCCTCATTAATAGAACCGTACCTCCTCATCTTCTCCTTCTCATGTCTACTATGTTTCTCTTCCTCACTATCAGCATCAGATTCCTCTTTGGAATCACGACGTTTGCTCGTCTTTGTACGTCCCTTCACTTCTTTAGTCCTATGCCCGGGGAAGCTTTCAGGATCAGAATCATCATCTGAAACATGCCTCTTACTAGCCTTTTCTggttttttattactttttcttGCACCATTGCTGTCATCAGTATCAGAAGTAGAATCAGTATCATCACTGTCCACCACCTTGCCTTTCTTGTGGGTCTTAGATGTCTTCCGCTTCTTTTTAGCCTTGACCTTCCTCTTAGCATCACTATCAGAATCAGATTCATCACTACTGTCCGTATTATCTCTACCATGCTTCCTTCTACCTGTCTTCTCATCATCCGTACTGCTGTCTGAATCAGATGAATCATCCTTGTACTTTCTCTTGAGACTCCCACCCTTCTTGTGATGCTTTGTCTCTTTAACACCTCTTTTCttagtattttcttctttttgaacTTCCTCCAGTTGTTTCTTCCGACTGAAATCTCTATCCAAAAAGGCGTGTTCACTTTTCAAAATATGTTTTGCATCCGCAATAGAAACATCTTTCCCTTCATTTCCAAGCCCATCATCATTCCCATCAGTATTTAATTCATCAACTTCAGATGAAACTATACCAAGAGCAGCTTTCAATGCTTCCATCTGCTTTTCCTTTCTAGCAGCAATTTGGTGAGTCTGTGTATCAGAAACCCTGAAAAATCAACAAGAAATATTGTTAGTGATACCTAGGTATCAACTTCAAAAACACTATATACAAAAATAGTGATGACTCTGATGAGTGTATGCCTCTCTCTCTATTACTGCATTCACATGCGGCAATGGGAATCTGTATATTCAgctttttcattaaaaaatcgTTCTAATTATTTTAGGTATTTTTGTAAGTATTTAGAATATATcaaaatctgaaaaaaaaaaaaaacttttatgaCTGTTTTTGGGAAACTAATCTGAATtgtttcttattaaaaaatggGCAGTAagttacaaaaagaaaaagttatgGTTTACAAAAATCTGTAAAAAAACAAATCCTGTTTTTAAACAACCTTCTAATCACTTTTTTCAACCAAACAAACGAGCAGTTGACAGTATCCTGGACCTATGTCTAAATGCATACAGCCCTAAAATGCCCACAATAACTAATAGCAAAAATACAAATTGAAATAGCCATAACCCTACCTATAACCATACATGCAAACCTTTTATTTATCAACAGTGTCGTCCAGATAATCAATTCATTTATGAAATTCATAAACCAACCAAAACATGAACACTAAGTCACTAGCCACTAGATTCAAACTCACAAAGAATAACAATACCATGCTAACAAACAATTAACAGAGAGTAGGGACAATGACAATTCAACAAACAGTGTTAACATCAAATCATCAGACAAACATCAACTAAAACAATCAGTAATCAGTAAAAACAGCCTAACACAAATATCAAAATCCAAAACACTCACTTCTCCAAATTGGAGGATCCATCGTTGTCGTCAGCCGCAGCCTCCAAATTAATTCGAGCCTCCTCGAGTTTCTCAGCAATCTCGGACTCAGTATAACCTTGATCAATCAGCTTGTCTTCAAGGATGACAAGCTTGAGCTGAATCTGACGCTTACGGTCATGCTCAAGAATTTCTTTGTTGGCCTTTCTGGTAACACCAGCAGTACCCTGATCGGCCTCATAACCCTTCATGTTCTCGGCAACCTTCGAAGTCCTCGGCTTCACGAAGAACTTGTTGCTCTGAATGTATCCATTGGTACCTGACCCTCTTGGGGTCTGCAAACCTATTCCGTTATACATATCGTTCGCTAAAAATAACCCCTGCAATTGAAATCCCAAAAAATTATGAAACCCTAATTTCGATAGCAATTTACAGATCTTAAAATATATACGATGCAAATagaaaacaattgaaaaaatatcataaaccCTAATATAATAGACGGAAATTAACAGATCGAAAAAATTACTGTAGAAACGATAGAAGAATATATTTGATGTTTGATTTGACACAGATAACAAATTGAAGACCGAAAGATGTATTTGTGAAGGGAACGGAGTGAATATGCAAAATTtgttggatggtacgaaaagaaaatgaagagaaaacCTAGTAGTACCTTctgattttgatattatttgaaaatacCGTTCACACCGCTGTGTTTATTAATACACCACATTCAATTTATTTTGGATTATATTTTCTGACGGACttttgatttattaaaatttaaattgcatTTACAAGTATAACAATACATTATTGGTATTTCAAACATTAGTTTCACTTTATTGTGGATTAATAGGACTCTTGAATTTTGATTACTAAAGTTTTAaggattttttatattaatatttgttttttttttaaattctacaATAAATTgtcttatattaaaaataaaataacaaattgtCCTATTTTTAAAAGTTGTATCATGAGTATGcaacttttttttatgtttggGAGGAGGTCGCATCATAGGATGCGAGtgaagtaaaatatttaaatatttaaaatacattaataaataataataataataataataataattgttctaaacaaaaaaaaatagtaaattgtattaataatataaaataaaaaaaattaaatagttattgattatttttttaatatagcgcaattattattgttattattgttattgttattattattattattattatttattaatatattttattttattaatagtattttaattttttaaatatttaaattattttaaatttattaaataatcaatatttgaataattaaaatgacaaaaaaaaaatctacctCACCCGCATCTACATGATGCGACTtcctaaagaaaaaaaaattcatcaggCCTATGATGCAACTTCCAGATTTAAAAAGTAGAacaatttagtattttatttttaatgtatggCAATTTAGTG
The genomic region above belongs to Cicer arietinum cultivar CDC Frontier isolate Library 1 chromosome 4, Cicar.CDCFrontier_v2.0, whole genome shotgun sequence and contains:
- the LOC101492765 gene encoding uncharacterized protein — translated: MATVLKLLSSVSLAIASKPKKLIHHTNSFSNLRTVSSNAMRMPKKTEAALAKEKRRTRSDRELDKDTIIELYNNNSHLHIPVMLPQVLDVFSNFELTSFVDCTLGAAGHSTNVIRGHPELKYFVGMDVDPVAHDSAQSRISSVLDDNASNLKVFTVLRNFRYIKSVLRETGEKHLGTESVDGILMDLGMSSMQVDDPQRGFSVLGDGPLDMRMDPQASLKAEDILNSWPDDDVGRILRDYGEESNWRTLQKKIIQARLQGGLHSTSDLLDLIRRVTPAMKGGRQGWIKTATRVFQALRIAVNDELKTLEDSLYSCYDCLAPGGRLAVISFHSLEDRIVKQTFLNIIKGNEDMEDSDMRKMIDEIKEKEAWIRQVLHGSNGIILTKRPITPSEEEETLNRRSRSAKLRVIQKI
- the LOC101493099 gene encoding uncharacterized protein isoform X1 gives rise to the protein MGHCAKAILLCNKWWYGHGQHCHLVTYTSFQNFTHRNKMDIKVKATTSSDSNAKKANMFATKKERIKLPTYDDDVLGGKKCHISEFLSQPSGIAAVLNTKALQSFQSLDANTYRCELPKLRLLSFEASPFIDLRVTSTDEDCLVEMISCKFEGSELVEEQNNHFSAFMINHMTWGDGDGDGDAESFLEVDVKLNLTLEIYTPPFTMMPISAVERPGNIVAMCRMMQALVDKLVPLLLQQMLKDYDEWVQKQLYSLNQSSS
- the LOC101493099 gene encoding uncharacterized protein isoform X2; the encoded protein is MGHCAKAILLCNKWWYGHGQHCHLVTYTSFQNFTHRNKMDIKVKATTSSDSNAKKANMFATKKERIKLPTYDDDVLGGKKCHISEFLSQPSGIAAVLNTKALQSFQSLDANTYRCELPKLRLLSFEASPFIDLRVTSTDEDCLVEMISCKFEGSELVEEQNNHFSAFMINHMTWGDGDGDGDAESFLEVDVKLNLTLEIYTPPFTMMPISAVERPGNIMMQALVDKLVPLLLQQMLKDYDEWVQKQLYSLNQSSS
- the LOC101493099 gene encoding uncharacterized protein isoform X3; amino-acid sequence: MDIKVKATTSSDSNAKKANMFATKKERIKLPTYDDDVLGGKKCHISEFLSQPSGIAAVLNTKALQSFQSLDANTYRCELPKLRLLSFEASPFIDLRVTSTDEDCLVEMISCKFEGSELVEEQNNHFSAFMINHMTWGDGDGDGDAESFLEVDVKLNLTLEIYTPPFTMMPISAVERPGNIVAMCRMMQALVDKLVPLLLQQMLKDYDEWVQKQLYSLNQSSS
- the LOC101493638 gene encoding uncharacterized protein — its product is MYNGIGLQTPRGSGTNGYIQSNKFFVKPRTSKVAENMKGYEADQGTAGVTRKANKEILEHDRKRQIQLKLVILEDKLIDQGYTESEIAEKLEEARINLEAAADDNDGSSNLEKVSDTQTHQIAARKEKQMEALKAALGIVSSEVDELNTDGNDDGLGNEGKDVSIADAKHILKSEHAFLDRDFSRKKQLEEVQKEENTKKRGVKETKHHKKGGSLKRKYKDDSSDSDSSTDDEKTGRRKHGRDNTDSSDESDSDSDAKRKVKAKKKRKTSKTHKKGKVVDSDDTDSTSDTDDSNGARKSNKKPEKASKRHVSDDDSDPESFPGHRTKEVKGRTKTSKRRDSKEESDADSEEEKHSRHEKEKMRRYGSINEDSDKVGVRHASGQDKHVKKRSYSSSDESSSDSDSGSDASDHMYERTRKSGFVAKRDGPKEEVNHRGNVAEKGRNSANVDGLNSLRKSYGRDYKVGSNSRTQAVSKGDKKIDDDRDRETAKSAKHDGEDRKFGKSESELKSQIYQHENQERDGYPKLARLRGNDNEASESRGRNYNRDVESQSVGRIDRNREDYETRRKGRNDNDYKRDQDDHGERKHGRREDDRTGRKYLRDEDDSREGKHKRDGEDHRERKSLRDEDDRGDRKHGKDEDYSIGKKQFRDEDDLKERKIRRFEDDRTGRKTLRDEDDYGERKNLRDESHLREAQNKKDEDRKSSRDEDDRRERKVRRVEDDRTGRKTLRDEDDYGEKKRLRDEGRYREAQNKKDEDGSGERKNSRDVDSWIEKKRSRDEDDHVERKGSRDEEDHRERKHLKDEDVHGERKPRSDDDDRGERKRRRDDDGHGHGERRHYRRDDNDRGERKHRRE